Proteins encoded by one window of Paenibacillus urinalis:
- a CDS encoding manganese efflux pump MntP family protein, with amino-acid sequence MNACLVAPAELGHLITIMIMAVALGMDAFSLGIGIGMKGIRLLHVLRLSLLISLFHILMPLIGFYTGQYVSSFLGQITSYVAGGLLLALGAHMIFNALRPGESNFMDHRTFAGTMIFAVSVSIDSFSVGVTLGMFKSDLWLTVIAFGICGFVMSMVGLLIGRRVSRNLGEYGEAVGGAILLAFGMLFIF; translated from the coding sequence ATGAATGCTTGTCTTGTCGCACCTGCTGAACTAGGCCATCTTATTACAATTATGATTATGGCTGTTGCTCTAGGAATGGATGCATTTTCGCTGGGGATTGGAATAGGCATGAAGGGGATTCGGCTTCTGCATGTGCTTCGGCTGAGCTTGCTGATATCACTGTTTCATATTCTTATGCCTTTAATTGGTTTCTACACAGGACAATATGTCAGCTCCTTTCTGGGTCAGATTACTTCCTATGTAGCAGGAGGCTTGCTACTTGCACTCGGCGCGCATATGATATTTAATGCCTTGAGACCTGGGGAGTCGAATTTCATGGACCACCGGACGTTTGCCGGGACAATGATATTTGCGGTTAGTGTCAGTATAGATTCCTTCTCCGTTGGTGTAACCCTTGGTATGTTCAAGAGTGATTTATGGCTGACCGTTATTGCCTTCGGCATCTGTGGTTTCGTGATGTCCATGGTCGGTTTATTAATAGGCAGGAGAGTGAGCCGAAATCTCGGAGAATACGGAGAGGCTGTAGGAGGGGCGATATTGCTGGCTTTTGGCATGCTGTTCATCTTCTAG
- the spoIIR gene encoding stage II sporulation protein R translates to MRKSMKQFLMIVVVMMIVMMSWEGQKMDAALHQTLIPQESIRLRILANSDMPGDQLVKREIRDAVVMQMNEWVPELDNPNSLNQARTMVQEHIPQLKELVGEELTTRGLDYEYNVELAVVPFPTKMYGKLVYPAGDYEAVRITLGKGEGQNWWCVLFPPLCFVGGSNGDLADKAAADTGSSTNGNEQSTEIAAAEGASEPEVRFFLWDLLVKMWDWAGSMFA, encoded by the coding sequence ATGCGGAAGAGTATGAAGCAGTTTCTAATGATCGTGGTGGTAATGATGATTGTCATGATGAGCTGGGAAGGTCAGAAGATGGATGCTGCGCTTCATCAAACGCTCATTCCGCAGGAGTCCATCCGGCTGCGCATACTGGCTAACTCGGATATGCCCGGTGATCAGCTCGTCAAAAGAGAGATTCGGGACGCTGTAGTTATGCAGATGAATGAGTGGGTTCCTGAGCTCGACAATCCGAATAGTCTGAATCAGGCAAGAACGATGGTTCAAGAGCATATTCCTCAGCTAAAAGAATTGGTAGGCGAGGAGCTCACAACTCGCGGACTGGATTATGAATATAATGTAGAGCTGGCGGTTGTCCCGTTTCCGACGAAGATGTACGGCAAGCTGGTCTATCCGGCAGGCGATTATGAAGCGGTTCGAATCACGCTCGGTAAAGGTGAAGGTCAGAATTGGTGGTGCGTATTGTTTCCTCCTCTATGCTTTGTAGGTGGCAGCAATGGAGATCTAGCAGATAAGGCTGCGGCTGATACAGGAAGTTCGACGAATGGAAATGAACAAAGCACAGAGATAGCTGCTGCAGAGGGCGCTTCTGAGCCTGAAGTCCGATTTTTCTTATGGGATTTATTGGTTAAAATGTGGGATTGGGCTGGCAGCATGTTTGCTTAG
- a CDS encoding FtsW/RodA/SpoVE family cell cycle protein has product MLQKFKKMDASILVIICLLMVISILSLYSATHGTNLEGHHLRMLAYYVLGFGAMFAITLVDYRLLVKYALYIYFFGLATLLAANFFGSNLNNATGWIQLGPLSIQPAELFKLVLVIFLASVLIKRDKSKLDFWRDVVPIGLLTFLPFALVMLQNDLGNALAYVVILIALLWIGNVKASHALIGFVIVAVVVGGGIKLYTVYHDSIYDYLDKIGRTHWAERLDPWLVPEKATAKASWHTDNAKLAIGSGGITGKGFMDGSSVQSGRVPYTYSDSIFVLIAEEFGFVGSSVLLLLYFILIHRMILIALETKERTGPYIIVGVVAMYLYQVFVNIGAFIGIMPLTGITLPFISYGGTSLMINMASIGLIMSIRVHGQETDDDMPSPSSNEQKKRSFSRKEARA; this is encoded by the coding sequence ATGCTGCAGAAGTTTAAAAAGATGGATGCTTCCATCCTGGTCATCATCTGCCTGCTTATGGTCATTAGTATCTTGAGCTTGTACAGTGCCACGCACGGCACGAATCTAGAAGGTCATCATCTTCGGATGCTGGCTTATTATGTGCTGGGCTTTGGAGCGATGTTTGCGATTACGCTGGTCGATTATCGGCTGTTAGTCAAATATGCCTTGTATATCTATTTCTTCGGACTGGCTACGCTGCTCGCGGCGAACTTCTTCGGAAGCAACCTGAATAATGCGACCGGCTGGATTCAGCTCGGACCGCTGTCTATTCAGCCGGCAGAGCTCTTCAAGCTGGTGCTGGTTATTTTCCTCGCCTCTGTACTGATTAAACGGGACAAGTCGAAGCTGGATTTTTGGAGAGATGTTGTGCCGATCGGCCTTCTGACTTTTTTACCGTTTGCCCTTGTCATGCTCCAGAATGACCTTGGAAACGCGCTGGCTTATGTGGTGATCCTAATTGCTCTCTTGTGGATCGGAAATGTTAAAGCGTCTCATGCACTTATTGGTTTTGTGATTGTCGCTGTGGTAGTGGGCGGTGGTATCAAGCTGTATACGGTATATCACGACTCGATCTATGATTATCTGGACAAAATCGGCCGTACGCACTGGGCTGAGCGTCTGGACCCTTGGCTCGTACCCGAGAAGGCGACCGCCAAAGCCTCCTGGCACACCGATAATGCCAAGCTCGCCATCGGTTCTGGCGGGATTACGGGGAAAGGCTTCATGGACGGCTCTTCTGTACAGTCCGGACGAGTTCCGTACACTTACTCCGACTCCATATTTGTGCTGATTGCGGAGGAATTCGGGTTTGTGGGTTCATCGGTACTGCTGCTACTATATTTTATACTGATTCACCGAATGATCTTGATTGCGCTTGAGACGAAGGAGAGGACCGGGCCGTACATTATTGTCGGTGTGGTGGCGATGTATTTGTACCAGGTGTTTGTCAATATCGGCGCCTTCATTGGAATCATGCCGCTGACCGGAATTACACTTCCCTTCATTAGCTACGGGGGGACATCACTCATGATTAATATGGCAAGTATCGGCTTGATCATGAGTATTCGGGTGCACGGACAGGAGACCGATGATGATATGCCGTCTCCGTCGAGCAATGAGCAGAAGAAACGCTCTTTCAGCCGCAAGGAAGCTAGAGCCTAG
- a CDS encoding low molecular weight protein arginine phosphatase translates to MKNILFVCTGNTCRSPMAEGLFRKSAAARGIDVEVRSAGVSAIDGSTISRHAAAVLRDHDIQDVITSSSVNRDLVQWADLILTLTGSHKQQVIHHYPECADKIYTLKEYAEDDPKVLADLKERDRLYAEWQMKRALGQEVLASDRQRIIEIQQRIPSFDISDPFGGSREDYDVTAAEIRSAVERVLDKLS, encoded by the coding sequence ATGAAGAATATTCTATTCGTATGTACAGGCAATACTTGCCGCAGCCCGATGGCAGAGGGATTGTTTCGCAAATCTGCTGCTGCAAGAGGCATTGATGTAGAAGTTCGATCCGCAGGAGTGTCTGCCATAGATGGAAGTACGATTTCTCGTCATGCAGCTGCTGTGCTTAGGGATCACGATATTCAGGATGTCATAACTTCATCCTCGGTCAATCGTGATTTGGTCCAATGGGCAGATCTTATATTAACCCTAACGGGTTCACATAAGCAGCAAGTCATTCATCATTATCCCGAGTGTGCTGACAAGATCTACACGCTGAAGGAATATGCAGAAGATGATCCAAAAGTCCTGGCTGATCTTAAGGAACGGGATCGATTGTATGCAGAATGGCAAATGAAGCGTGCGCTTGGACAGGAAGTGCTGGCCTCGGATCGTCAGCGTATTATCGAAATTCAGCAGCGGATTCCAAGCTTTGATATTTCAGACCCTTTTGGGGGCAGTAGAGAAGATTATGATGTGACGGCAGCGGAGATCCGTTCTGCGGTTGAGCGTGTGCTGGATAAGCTCAGCTGA
- the prfA gene encoding peptide chain release factor 1: protein MLDRLQALVDRYEKLSELLCDPDVASDSKKLRDYSKEQSDLQPAYEAYSEYKTVVEELDAAKQMLNEKLDDEMREMVKMEIDELAPRQQELEEKIRILLLPKDPNDDKNVIVEIRGAAGGDEAALFAADLYRMYTRYAESQGWKVELMDVNESDLGGFKEVIFMINGRGAYSKMKYESGAHRVQRIPATESGGRIHTSTSTVAVMPEAEDFDIEIHDKDIRVDTFCSSGAGGQSVNTTKSAVRVTHVPTGIVATCQDGKSQNSNKEKALQVLRTRIYDMMRQEEEAKYAGERKSKVGTGDRSERIRTYNFPQSRVTDHRIGLTMHRLDQVMNGEIEEILSALTIAEQAEIMEKGE, encoded by the coding sequence ATGTTGGATCGTTTACAAGCCCTTGTGGATCGTTATGAGAAGCTTAGTGAGCTGCTCTGCGACCCGGATGTGGCCAGCGACAGCAAGAAGCTGAGAGATTATTCGAAGGAACAATCAGATTTACAGCCTGCCTATGAGGCTTATTCCGAATACAAAACCGTCGTAGAAGAGCTCGATGCAGCGAAGCAAATGCTGAACGAGAAGCTTGACGATGAGATGCGTGAAATGGTGAAGATGGAGATTGATGAGCTGGCTCCCCGCCAGCAGGAGCTCGAGGAGAAGATTCGTATTCTGCTTCTGCCGAAAGACCCGAACGATGACAAGAACGTGATCGTCGAGATCCGCGGTGCGGCAGGCGGTGACGAGGCTGCGCTGTTCGCTGCAGATCTTTACCGGATGTATACACGCTATGCAGAATCCCAAGGCTGGAAGGTTGAGCTGATGGACGTGAACGAGAGTGACCTTGGCGGATTCAAAGAGGTTATCTTCATGATCAATGGCCGCGGCGCTTACAGCAAAATGAAATACGAGAGTGGTGCTCACCGGGTACAACGTATTCCTGCGACAGAATCTGGAGGACGGATTCATACCTCCACTTCTACGGTAGCGGTTATGCCTGAAGCTGAGGACTTTGATATTGAAATTCACGACAAGGATATTCGTGTCGATACGTTCTGCTCCAGCGGTGCAGGCGGTCAGTCCGTTAATACGACGAAATCGGCCGTTCGGGTAACGCACGTGCCAACGGGCATTGTAGCTACATGTCAGGATGGCAAATCCCAGAACTCCAATAAGGAAAAGGCGCTTCAGGTGCTGCGTACGCGGATCTATGACATGATGCGTCAAGAGGAAGAAGCGAAATATGCAGGTGAGCGGAAAAGCAAGGTCGGTACGGGCGATCGCAGTGAACGGATTCGTACGTACAACTTCCCGCAGAGCCGTGTAACGGATCATCGGATCGGTCTAACCATGCATAGACTGGATCAAGTGATGAACGGTGAGATTGAAGAAATTTTGTCCGCCCTGACAATCGCAGAGCAGGCAGAAATCATGGAAAAAGGGGAATAA
- a CDS encoding ATP synthase subunit I, which yields MISLSSIVNAVTRLAFFLLAFAFMGWALLPEYRPVSLGFIIGISAGLFNFRYLSVKVKQVSEIAVETQSKRINFGFLTRICITILAIMFAIRFDSVSIWATVAGLFLVQVLAVPVSIIESIRKKV from the coding sequence ATGATTAGTTTGTCTTCCATCGTAAATGCTGTGACAAGATTGGCATTCTTCCTGCTTGCATTTGCTTTTATGGGATGGGCGCTGCTTCCGGAATATCGTCCCGTGTCTCTGGGATTTATTATCGGTATAAGCGCAGGATTATTTAACTTCCGTTATCTGTCTGTCAAAGTAAAGCAAGTATCTGAGATCGCTGTCGAGACCCAGAGTAAACGTATTAACTTTGGATTTCTTACCAGGATCTGTATAACGATTCTTGCGATTATGTTCGCAATCCGGTTTGATTCTGTATCAATCTGGGCCACCGTCGCAGGACTTTTTCTGGTGCAGGTACTTGCTGTCCCAGTAAGTATTATCGAAAGTATCAGAAAAAAAGTTTAG
- the prmC gene encoding peptide chain release factor N(5)-glutamine methyltransferase, producing the protein MRLPFELPQGSSNREAFLKASSFLEDCGVLEPQNNARLLLEYVLGLEGAAYYMALPDAFPEEQIPAFEEAVNRKGQGEPAQYIIGRQEFYGLPFKVSPAVLIPRPETELLVEAVMLHGDRLWPGGTPLAADIGTGSGAIAVTLAVKRTGWHVEASDISPEALAVAAQNAAANGAAVQFREGDLLAPFAGERVDILVSNPPYIPADDIAGLQREVREHEPRTALDGGPDGLGPYRTMMAQLALLAAPPRLIGFELGQGQAEDVAELLRVAGHWDEIIVVPDLAGIDRHVMGIRNKG; encoded by the coding sequence ATGCGGTTGCCATTTGAACTGCCGCAAGGAAGCAGCAATCGGGAAGCCTTTCTTAAGGCTTCCTCTTTTTTAGAAGACTGTGGTGTGCTGGAGCCGCAGAATAATGCACGTTTGCTGCTGGAGTACGTTCTGGGGCTCGAGGGAGCTGCTTATTACATGGCGCTGCCGGATGCTTTTCCGGAGGAGCAGATTCCGGCATTCGAAGAGGCCGTGAATCGCAAGGGCCAGGGGGAACCGGCCCAATATATTATAGGGCGGCAGGAATTCTACGGCCTGCCGTTTAAGGTGAGTCCCGCCGTGCTGATTCCAAGGCCCGAGACGGAATTGCTCGTCGAGGCTGTCATGCTGCACGGCGACAGGCTGTGGCCAGGCGGAACACCGCTGGCCGCAGATATTGGCACAGGCAGCGGCGCCATTGCGGTGACGCTGGCGGTGAAGCGGACGGGCTGGCATGTCGAAGCAAGCGACATCAGCCCGGAGGCGCTCGCCGTAGCTGCACAGAATGCAGCAGCGAACGGCGCAGCCGTGCAGTTTCGCGAGGGCGATCTGCTGGCGCCCTTCGCGGGGGAGCGGGTCGACATCCTGGTGTCGAACCCGCCCTATATCCCGGCGGATGATATCGCCGGGCTGCAGCGTGAGGTGCGCGAGCATGAGCCGCGCACCGCGCTGGATGGAGGTCCGGATGGGCTCGGCCCTTACCGGACCATGATGGCGCAGCTGGCCCTGCTCGCTGCGCCGCCGCGGCTTATTGGCTTCGAGCTCGGCCAGGGCCAGGCGGAGGATGTGGCCGAGCTGCTGCGCGTGGCCGGCCACTGGGATGAGATCATTGTCGTGCCGGATCTCGCTGGAATTGACCGTCACGTTATGGGGATCAGAAATAAAGGATAA
- a CDS encoding ATPase F0F1, whose protein sequence is MNQDKPWLIALAIGGSGILLATYITIGFFAGRWLMNLIDGAAYIIAIGCMVGLVLGVLNIAMFIKKFLGAQND, encoded by the coding sequence ATGAACCAAGATAAACCGTGGTTAATTGCTCTTGCAATCGGTGGTTCCGGCATCCTGCTGGCTACGTACATAACCATTGGATTTTTTGCAGGTAGGTGGCTGATGAATCTCATAGACGGAGCGGCTTATATTATCGCGATCGGTTGTATGGTCGGGCTGGTGCTGGGGGTTCTGAATATAGCTATGTTTATTAAGAAGTTTTTGGGGGCACAAAATGATTAG
- a CDS encoding TIGR01440 family protein, with protein MEQNSIHPELHHLTAQTAEVLEELAAEGKLGPGKVVVIGTSTSEVAGKRIGTAGASEIAQALLQGINEVKNAYGFEIAVQCCEHLNRALVLERSLLERLGLTEVSAVPVPKAGGSMAAAAYRSLQEPCLAETIEAHAGMDIGETLIGMHLKRVAVPYRTARRYIGEARVTTALSRPKLIGGERAVYQLDVTSNTSTCD; from the coding sequence ATGGAACAAAACAGCATTCACCCTGAATTGCATCATCTTACGGCACAGACAGCTGAGGTGCTGGAAGAGCTTGCGGCGGAAGGGAAGCTTGGTCCAGGTAAAGTCGTCGTCATTGGTACCAGTACAAGCGAGGTAGCAGGCAAGCGCATTGGAACAGCCGGAGCGTCAGAGATTGCACAAGCGCTGCTTCAAGGTATCAATGAAGTAAAGAATGCTTACGGTTTCGAGATTGCTGTGCAGTGCTGCGAGCATTTGAACCGAGCGTTGGTTCTGGAACGTTCCCTGCTTGAGAGGCTTGGACTTACGGAAGTATCCGCCGTACCCGTTCCGAAGGCAGGAGGCTCTATGGCCGCAGCGGCATATCGATCATTGCAAGAGCCCTGTCTTGCCGAAACAATCGAAGCACATGCGGGTATGGATATCGGTGAGACGCTCATCGGCATGCATTTGAAGAGAGTTGCCGTTCCTTACCGTACAGCAAGGCGTTATATTGGGGAAGCACGGGTGACTACCGCATTGTCCAGGCCAAAGCTTATTGGCGGAGAGCGTGCGGTGTACCAGCTTGATGTAACCAGTAACACTTCAACTTGTGATTAA
- the wecB gene encoding non-hydrolyzing UDP-N-acetylglucosamine 2-epimerase, translating into MSKIKVMTVFGVRPEAIKMAPLILELERHPDEIESIVCVTAQHRQMLDQVLEVFNITPDYDLDVMKDRQTLNEITVRVLQGLEPVLQEAKPDIVLVHGDTLTTFLASYAAFLQQIKVGHVEAGLRTWNKLSPFPEEMNRQLTGVLADLHFAPTDMSANNLLRENKPESSVYVTGNTVTDVFQYTVRDDYTHPVLEFAEGKRLILMTAHRRESQGEPHRNIFRAVKRIADEFEDVAIVYPVHLSPAVKEPAYEILGGHPRIKLIDPLDVVDFHNIYPHTHLILTDSGGMQEEAPSYGVPVLVLRDTTERPEGVEAGTLELVGTNEEQVYARTKALLTDSELYASMSEAANPFGDGRASERIVSAILHHFGKKEERPEQFHRKFEK; encoded by the coding sequence ATGTCGAAGATTAAAGTAATGACGGTTTTCGGAGTCCGCCCGGAAGCGATCAAGATGGCGCCGCTTATTTTGGAGCTGGAACGTCACCCTGATGAGATCGAATCAATTGTATGTGTTACAGCTCAGCATCGTCAGATGCTGGATCAAGTGCTGGAAGTGTTCAACATTACACCGGATTATGATCTGGATGTCATGAAGGACCGTCAGACACTGAACGAAATTACGGTAAGAGTCCTTCAAGGACTTGAACCGGTCTTGCAGGAAGCGAAACCGGACATTGTACTCGTTCATGGAGATACCCTGACCACATTCCTTGCCAGCTATGCGGCATTTTTGCAGCAGATCAAGGTTGGACATGTGGAAGCAGGGCTTCGTACGTGGAACAAGCTGTCACCATTCCCTGAGGAGATGAACAGACAGCTGACAGGTGTGCTTGCGGACTTGCATTTTGCACCGACAGATATGTCTGCGAACAATCTCCTGCGAGAAAATAAGCCGGAGTCAAGTGTATACGTCACAGGCAATACGGTCACAGATGTGTTTCAATATACGGTACGGGATGATTACACGCATCCGGTGCTCGAATTTGCAGAAGGCAAGCGGCTCATTCTAATGACGGCTCACCGCCGTGAATCCCAAGGCGAGCCTCACCGCAACATATTCAGAGCCGTCAAGCGCATCGCAGATGAGTTTGAGGATGTAGCCATCGTCTACCCTGTGCATCTGAGTCCTGCAGTCAAAGAGCCGGCATACGAAATTCTGGGAGGACACCCGCGTATTAAGCTGATTGATCCGCTGGACGTTGTAGATTTCCACAATATTTATCCGCATACGCATCTGATTCTTACCGATTCAGGAGGCATGCAGGAGGAAGCACCGTCCTATGGAGTACCTGTTCTAGTCCTTCGTGATACGACGGAGAGACCTGAGGGTGTTGAAGCGGGAACACTGGAGCTTGTCGGCACGAACGAGGAGCAGGTATATGCCAGAACGAAGGCATTATTAACCGACTCGGAACTGTACGCATCGATGAGTGAAGCAGCGAATCCATTTGGTGACGGACGTGCTTCTGAACGGATTGTCAGTGCGATTTTGCACCATTTTGGCAAAAAAGAAGAGCGTCCTGAGCAATTTCACAGAAAGTTCGAAAAATAA
- the upp gene encoding uracil phosphoribosyltransferase gives MGKLVVCDHPLIQHKLTIIRDMRTNTKDFRELVDEVATLMAYEITRDIPLETITVQTPVAETEGKVISGRMLGLIPILRAGLGMLDGVVKLIPAAKVGHVGLFRDPETLQPVEYYTKLPTDVTERELIVIDPMLATGGSAIAAIDVLKKRGCTQIKMMNLVAAPEGVKAVHDAHPDVDIYVAALDEGLDDHGYIIPGLGDAGDRLYGTK, from the coding sequence ATGGGAAAATTGGTGGTATGTGATCACCCGTTGATTCAACACAAATTGACAATTATTCGTGACATGCGCACGAACACTAAGGATTTTCGTGAACTCGTAGATGAAGTGGCAACTTTAATGGCATACGAAATAACACGCGATATTCCGCTCGAAACGATAACTGTGCAGACACCTGTAGCCGAGACAGAGGGTAAGGTCATCTCAGGACGTATGCTGGGACTTATTCCGATTCTGCGCGCGGGGCTTGGTATGCTGGATGGCGTCGTGAAATTGATTCCTGCGGCCAAAGTAGGGCATGTGGGTCTGTTCCGCGATCCTGAGACTTTGCAGCCTGTGGAGTACTATACGAAGCTTCCTACAGATGTAACGGAACGCGAGCTCATCGTAATCGATCCGATGCTGGCCACTGGCGGCTCTGCGATTGCGGCGATTGATGTGCTGAAGAAGCGCGGCTGCACTCAGATCAAGATGATGAACCTGGTGGCTGCACCAGAAGGTGTCAAGGCCGTTCATGATGCTCACCCCGATGTGGACATTTATGTGGCTGCACTTGATGAAGGTCTGGATGACCACGGCTACATTATTCCTGGTCTTGGTGACGCAGGAGACCGCTTGTACGGTACGAAATAA
- the glyA gene encoding serine hydroxymethyltransferase, whose protein sequence is MDQLRKADPAVLNAMGLELKRQQNNIELIASENIVSEAVIEAMGSVLTNKYAEGYPGKRYYGGCEHVDIVEDIARERAKELFGAEHVNVQPHSGAQANMAVYLAALKPGDTVLGMNLAHGGHLTHGSPVNASGLLYNFVAYGVQEDTFRIDYNEVRKAAFKHRPRLIVAGASAYPRTIDFEALASIANDVGALFMVDMAHIAGLVAAGLHPNPVPHAHFVTTTTHKTLRGPRGGMILTRKPWAAAIDKAVFPGSQGGPLMHVIAAKAVALGEALQPSFKTYAQNVVKNAQVLAETLIAEGLNIVSGGTDNHLMLIDTRNINITGKDAEHVLDSIGITVNKNAIPFDPTSPFVTSGIRIGTPAATSRGMDEEAMVEIGKIIAKTLKNAQDATVLEEAKRQVTALTDKFPLYPELKY, encoded by the coding sequence ATGGATCAATTGCGCAAAGCAGACCCGGCAGTACTTAATGCGATGGGATTGGAACTCAAACGTCAGCAAAACAATATCGAGCTGATTGCCTCTGAGAATATCGTCTCCGAAGCGGTTATCGAAGCGATGGGCTCCGTACTTACAAATAAATATGCTGAAGGTTACCCTGGCAAACGTTACTATGGCGGATGCGAGCATGTTGATATCGTCGAAGATATCGCTCGTGAACGTGCCAAAGAATTGTTTGGTGCAGAGCATGTCAACGTTCAGCCGCACTCCGGTGCACAGGCGAATATGGCTGTATACCTTGCGGCGCTTAAGCCTGGAGACACCGTGCTCGGGATGAACCTTGCACATGGCGGTCATTTGACACACGGCAGCCCGGTGAATGCATCGGGTCTTCTCTATAACTTTGTTGCTTATGGTGTTCAGGAAGATACATTCCGCATCGACTACAACGAGGTTCGCAAAGCGGCGTTTAAGCATCGCCCTCGTCTGATCGTAGCAGGTGCCAGCGCTTATCCGCGTACCATTGATTTTGAAGCACTTGCGAGCATTGCTAACGATGTAGGTGCATTGTTCATGGTGGATATGGCCCATATTGCGGGTCTCGTGGCAGCAGGTCTGCATCCGAATCCGGTGCCGCATGCTCATTTTGTAACAACAACGACACATAAGACCCTTCGCGGACCACGTGGTGGTATGATCCTTACGCGCAAGCCATGGGCTGCTGCGATTGATAAGGCTGTATTCCCAGGAAGCCAGGGCGGACCGTTGATGCACGTTATTGCTGCCAAAGCGGTTGCCCTCGGGGAAGCTCTTCAGCCTTCTTTCAAAACTTATGCTCAAAATGTAGTGAAGAATGCTCAAGTTCTAGCTGAAACTTTGATTGCAGAGGGTCTGAATATCGTTTCCGGCGGTACGGACAACCACTTGATGCTGATCGATACCCGCAATATCAACATTACAGGTAAAGATGCAGAGCATGTGCTTGATTCGATCGGTATTACGGTTAACAAAAATGCGATTCCATTTGATCCTACAAGTCCGTTTGTAACGAGCGGTATTCGGATCGGCACGCCTGCAGCAACTTCCCGCGGCATGGACGAAGAAGCGATGGTTGAGATCGGTAAAATTATCGCCAAGACGCTGAAGAACGCTCAAGATGCTACGGTGCTGGAAGAAGCAAAACGACAAGTAACGGCGTTAACTGACAAATTCCCGCTTTATCCAGAGCTAAAGTACTAA
- a CDS encoding L-threonylcarbamoyladenylate synthase has product MTNNSNRDAGMKTSYWQVSPQNSNVQHGWLEQHTIQAMEHLEEAAQLLREGSIVAFPTETVYGLGADARNTTAVEAVFEAKGRPSDNPLIVHIANREQLGEFVSEINEVSEALMNTFWPGPLTVILPLKPGVLSARVTAGLDTVGVRMPDHPVALQLLALADCPVAAPSANRSGRPSPTLAEHVQVDLDGRIAGIVDGGATGVGVESTVVQADADGTVTILRPGGITAEQLRTVVSEVRVDPGLAADHNESLVAPRSPGMKYTHYAPKGALCIVDGDASKVTDYISSRLHEAKRGGEVTAVLAFSEHIDQYQADGLFSLGSMDRLAEGAHLLYAALRSCDEMGASYILAEACPSDGLGAAIMNRLLKAAGHQIIHVT; this is encoded by the coding sequence ATGACAAACAATTCAAATAGAGACGCGGGAATGAAGACCTCTTATTGGCAGGTGTCTCCGCAGAATAGCAATGTCCAGCATGGCTGGCTGGAACAACACACGATACAAGCGATGGAACATCTGGAAGAAGCTGCGCAGCTCCTTCGGGAGGGTTCCATTGTTGCGTTTCCTACAGAGACCGTGTATGGGCTGGGTGCGGATGCGAGAAATACGACAGCGGTGGAAGCGGTGTTTGAAGCCAAAGGAAGACCATCGGACAATCCACTGATCGTGCATATCGCGAATCGGGAGCAGCTAGGCGAATTTGTAAGTGAGATCAATGAAGTATCTGAAGCGCTGATGAATACTTTTTGGCCGGGGCCGCTGACAGTTATTTTGCCGCTTAAGCCGGGGGTCTTGTCAGCGCGGGTGACTGCTGGGCTCGACACGGTTGGCGTTCGTATGCCGGACCATCCTGTGGCTCTGCAGCTCCTGGCCTTGGCGGACTGTCCTGTTGCCGCTCCAAGTGCGAATCGCTCAGGAAGACCCAGTCCTACACTCGCGGAGCATGTTCAGGTTGATCTGGATGGACGCATTGCAGGGATTGTGGACGGCGGGGCTACCGGTGTTGGGGTGGAATCAACGGTCGTGCAAGCAGATGCGGATGGAACAGTAACGATTCTGCGTCCTGGTGGAATTACGGCAGAACAGCTGAGGACGGTTGTTTCCGAGGTTCGCGTTGACCCGGGTCTTGCTGCGGATCACAATGAGAGCTTGGTTGCGCCCCGTTCACCAGGTATGAAATACACGCATTATGCCCCCAAAGGTGCACTCTGTATAGTCGATGGAGATGCTTCTAAAGTAACGGATTATATCTCCAGCAGGCTTCATGAAGCCAAGAGAGGCGGGGAAGTAACCGCGGTTCTAGCCTTCAGTGAGCATATCGATCAGTATCAGGCCGATGGCTTGTTCTCGCTGGGCAGTATGGATCGGCTGGCGGAGGGAGCTCATCTGCTGTATGCCGCTCTCCGAAGCTGTGATGAGATGGGCGCATCCTATATTCTGGCTGAGGCCTGTCCTTCCGATGGGCTTGGAGCAGCGATTATGAATCGTCTGTTAAAAGCAGCAGGACATCAGATCATCCATGTGACGTAA